The nucleotide window TTTGTCTTGGTGATTTGAGTTCCTATTTAAGCCTATTCATTTCagtattattaataaaattataaatttttaCATCCTAGGTAAATACTTCTCCATTTTTAGTCTCAGTTAGATTTTTATATGAGAAAAGACAGCATGCTTGACAAGCCAGATTCAGTAACTGCAGAAGtaacatttctttttagttATATGTTTAGCGGTAAAGATGAATGTGACTAATTCCTGAACATCCATACTTAATACAACAAATATTTACTTTAATACCTTCATATGTTTAAGTTGATTGTCAACTGCTTTAAGATAAGAAAGATTTCTCAAAACTGCCAGTTCTTCTAATTCATCAATGTTGTTATTGCTGATATTCAATACAGACAAAGatttctgaaggaagaaaaacagaaaaagaatttttttttcataccaTGTATGAGTCAAGTTGTAAATTATTACAGAAAATTATGTTAAAAGATGAACAAACATATGAAGAAGAAATATGCTAACACCACCTCCACATATCATATAGATTGTTTTATGTTGGCATTCCACCTTGTcctaaaatgcaatttattttggttttgaagtGAAACCAATTTCtcaattatttcagaaattcttagtaaatacagaatttttgagtttttttaaacACGTTCAAATTCTTTACAGAGTTCTGCAAGTACACTGAGCTCTACTTTTGAAGTATGAAACATACATTGAAACTGACTGCCTTTTTatagaataatagaatggtttgggttgaaaggcaACTTAAAGATAATCTGTTTCCAGCctcctgccatgagcagggacaccttccactagtcCTGGTTGTTCAGAGCtctatccaacctggccttgaacacttccaaggatggggcatccacagcttctctgtgcaatctgttccagtgtctcaccacacTCACAAGcagagaatttcttcctgatagctaatctaaacctgctcttGATCAGCTTCAGGCCACGACCCCGTGTCCTATCACAACACACCCTTGTAAAAAGTGCCTCCCCAGCTTTCTTACAAGCTCCCTTTAGGTACTAGAATGCTGATATAAGATGTCCTTGGAACCTTctcatctccaggctgaacaaccccaactctctcagcctgttttcacaggagaggtgctccagccctctgatcttCCCTGTGGCCctctctggacttgctccaggTGGGCCTCAAGACTGCATCTGAACTGCAGAACTGAAGCCTATATGTGCTATCTATATAGACTCATTTAACAGCTGGAACTACACTACTTTTCTCTCAGGCTTGATCCTACAAACCTCTTGGTATCCATACCTCTAATCCTTACCCCTACTCTGGAACAGTACTGAACCATGTACTGCATTTTGCCATTTGTAACAGACAATAGTTACAGAGatctttgcattttaaataaaaatctaaatgtCTTTCAGTTGTTTATCTTGGGAAATACTAATGCACTTTcacataaaaggaaaaagtttaTATCTctagaaaatgaaaagtgaCTCCTAATCCAGTGAGTTTAGAATTATACACGTATAAGACTTATcattatttggaaaaatttcAGCAGTTTATGTAGGAAACCTAACCCCCTTCAAAAATTTGACCAAGACCTACATTGCAGATGGAAATTATGAGTATCATCCTGATAAACACAATTCATAAACTTAATCTTCTCAGTCAGATTCATGACATTGTCATCATCAAAACATTTGCCTGTGGTACACACAGAATTATATGGCCTCATGATTTTATCTCTTTTATCTTTGACACCATTAAAAGAGACAGAAGCAGATTAAGAAGTAAAAAGTGATGCCTTAAAAAAGCTCCAAACACTTAGCACCTAAAGGataaaatagaatattttatttagcCTCCACAAAGATGCTGCATCATCAAGAATGCAAAGCTGTTTTatagaaaacaacaacaacaaaaaaaaaaaaccacatcaaAAGGCCTTAAATAAAAGTCACAAAGTACAAAATCTAGACCAGGCTGCTGAAAAAcatggaagaaattatgataCATTATTATCCTGCGAAGATTACAGCTGTAAAACTTCCCTTTACTTTGATAATTTCTCCAATATAGAAGAAACAAAGTACAAATGCTCTCACAGTAACGACTCATTtctattaaagaaaaacaacaatatGTGTCTTGGATTACATAACctcaaaacaggaaaaaaagaactaaGTCAAATATTTGTGATATACATGTGAACAAAAGAACTCAATTTTTACTGAGTTCTTCAACTTCACAAAAATAGGCTCATCAAATCCTGACTACACTATAGCAGATACAGCAAGAGGAATTTTTATAGTACAGAACTATATCCATTAGCAAACAAATCCTACTTTTTAACCTCTTCAACTATATGTTTTATGAGCAATTAACATGTTGAAAGACAACTACAAAGAGATTTCCTGAATTCTTGTCATAACACAACATAGAAGAACTGCAGAACTAAAAATTATTGCTTTTGATTGTGTTGTTCTTAAtatccagaaagaaaaatctgtttgtgtCTTTTTTCCCATTCCATTTTTCTACAGAAATACAAAAGGCAATAAATAAACAACTATACCAATCAAATCAGTGAAATAACAACAAACTAATTCACTACAATTGAAACAGACTAAAAAACTAAGATAACTTAGAAAACTAAGTGATAAATTACACCCCCTTTTTTAGTTTATTCACATTCTGTTATTAATTCCTCTCTCTCTTGATTCTCATTTTCACCcctcataatgaaaaaaagatgaagtaGAATTTGCTGGACACTTTATAAGAGAATTTAAGTGGTAGTCTCTTggcagaatttaaaataatgtcagCAAttggcaaaggaaaaaaacacaaagtgATCAACTCCTAATAATTTCTCCTAAAAATACTGATCTCCTGATAATTGGCTCATTGTAATTCTCAAAATATACTTACTGCCAGGGAGTTAAGAGATACTGGATCAAACAGAAGCTTTTCACCAAGAGGGAGATGTTGACTTTCAATATGTAGCTCCCTCAGTTCTCCTACTTTATCCAAACCCTCCACTACAGTGATATAGTTGCCTCCTAAATACCTACAGAATAGAACACAAAATAGATTTAATATTCTTTGAAAGTAAGAGCAAACACAAGGCTTCAATAtatagagaaaaatattttccaagcaCTATTGAATAATATTTGGAAATTATGATAGGTAAAGTAAATAACCTAGCATACAAGTAGAATATACACTTAACTGTTTCAAgcagttttttgcagttttatcTACTGCTTTGTTATTAATATTACtagactgaaaaaataaagtaatttaaatgcaaatatacATGTCAAGATGATATGTCATTACTTTTATCACAGAACATCTCATAAAAAAGAATAAGCAATAACTGctatttgaaaagcaaaatttaagaGGTGAAAGGACTTTAATGGctacataatttaaaaattttcttagGTGTTATAACTATTCTTTTTACtagtaaaataaatacattattgtTAACTTACagtttttcaagttttttcAGTGATGAGAGATTTTCTATACTTGAAATACGATTGTTCTGAAGGTAAAGGTGTGTTATATTTGAAGCAAAGTCCAAGTTCTGGATTTGGTTGATTTTGTTATCATATAAATACAGAACTCTCagatttttacagaaagagagGTCACCCTGAAATAAACAATAACATGCTACTTAATGTTCAGTCACTGCCTGCTTCTGGAAGCTTTTGATTGTTCTTATATTTAAGTTCTGATGCATGATTTATAAATTTTCACCTTTAGTAAACATTTTGTAAAActgtttttcccagaaaaacagAGTTATTACATATTGCCAGTTATCTACAGATTAAAGGCTGAAATCTGTCATTACTATTTTGCCATACAGAATCTGAGGACTACAAGCATCACCAGCAAATACAGCAGATCCAGTGTGACTTCActcctttctcttccctgtcTTCATCAGATGGATTTCAGAAAAGCACAATTTTTTGTGTAGTTGTCTCCATTAAACTGCACTGATGTAACTGGAAACCAGTTATTGGCAAAGTATTATTGGTTTTTACAAAACCTTGCAATTCAAcctattttaatatatttctgaaCTCAAGTTTACACTCAAATGTTGAGTTTCTTTGAACATATTCCTATGAAACAACTAAAAGACAACTCCTCATGAAGGTTTCTGTAAAACTTTGCTGTGGCAGCTGATGAAGCAAATTCATTAAACGGTCTGATCCCGTGACTAACTCGTTATGGCTGTGCACAGAAGTGGGCTGAATAAACCCATTTGTTTGCAGGATCTGTTCACACAGAACAAGTGATTTCTTCTTGACTGAAATCACACTTTTAGAGCAGAAATTCACATCATTCAAAAATGCAGTTGTTCAGGGCTCAGCAGTTTCCAAATTTACTCGTATCTTCAGGGGATCTGAATTAACTCAGAACTTATTGAAACTTGTATGCATTTCCTATTATTAAACTCAGAGGAAGGAGGACTGAGCTAAGTTTGCAGGTTTAgtctttgaaaatgaaaagctcatggattattttttaaatgagtaTGCCCCAGggagcaattaaaaaaaaaaaaaaagtatatttttaacCTGGCTAATTTGAAAAAGCCACTACACCAGTCCAAATTTGTTAACTCACTTGGGTTATTTCCTGTTTCTGAactctcctttcctttctcagACTTCCTCTGAAATTTAAGGAATAAATCACAGATAGATTGAAAAGATTGTGCTGCGAGTTAATAAATTTGTAAAACTTGGATTTCCCTGTTTGACTCTTCAATAATAAACACCTCATCATAACAGTAACTACAAAACATTAGAGTAGCCAATTtaaaaggaataataaaaaataaatcttactATTGAATCTATATTTTTATCCGAAAAATTCAGATGAGTTAATTTTTGCACATATTGTCTAAAATCCTCTTCACTACAATTCTTGTGACCGGTGTTTTTAGCAATTAGGTCCATTGTTAGTTGAACCATCGTTCTGTTATAGGTCAAACTGCTCTACTGCTTCTTTTAATACTGTATTCCAAGTGCTCCTCTAAGTAGAatgccttaaaaacaaaaaggaaaatgttataCTATTTGTACCCCAGATCTTCAACAAAATTGCATGTGTACTTCAAATCTGACATATCCTCACCAATGTCCTTTTCATTTACAGTGATAGTACATTGCTTATAAAATCTTACCCCTTTTATTGCTGATATTTTATCAAGTTTTTGGTGTATTAATAAATgtttaaagcaatttttctaTTTGATTTGTTGATTCAGTTTGCTTATATCCTATGTCTTTTTCATATAGAAATACGAACACAATGCTCCACAGCAGGCAGAATTCTCACACATAGTAGCTAGCTAATGGAAGCTGATAATCTGATtataaattagaaaatataGAAGACTCTAGAACAGGTTTTACAGGCTGTGAGAGGTGGTATCAAGCTACAGGACTCTTTTATATCTGCACAGCACTTATGTCATGCACACAACTGTGTGTTCTGCACAGTCAAAACCTGTGAGTTTTTCCCACTAAGGCACATTATAGAGGCTCTCACAACCTCTATATTTTTTCCAAACTCTGGCTCATGTAAGTGAGCTTATAAATGACAGAatgggggagaggggagaagtCAAGCGGCTAATCTTGAATGGATGCATAAATGATCCGGGGATAAAGATACCCTAATGGATATAACTTAATGACTCCGAACAGAAAGGTCACCTATTTAGCCAGTACATATACCAGTGTATGTTATGTATTATAGCTTATACACAAAAGCCCCACATTAGTGTATGAGAACTGAGGAACAACAAAAAGCATCCCACCGCTAAACCTCATACAGAGAATCCTCCCTGCCAGCATTACAATAggagaaactgaagaaaagcCAAGATCGAGGCTGTGAAGGCAGAAGAAACTTCCTCTCTTAGTAAACAAATCGGAAGCTCAGTACCTCTCCTTTATGCATACGGGATTTGCCtctaacttttattttaaaaagtggggATGAAGAAGAGATGAAAGGACATTGTGGGTTGCCACAATGAATAAACATTGTTTGTCTATTGTGAgtttcttgctttttctataaaaaacacatttcagagcCCCTTCTCAGACCTTCTTCCAAACCCAGCAGAACAAGCGAGGGAAAGCCGGGCAGTTCTCCCTCCCGCGGTCCCCCAGCTCCTTCCTACCTACAGCCGCACGGTTTCACACCGCCCTCCCCGTCCCGTGGCCCCGCCTCCCGGCAGGGCCAGTGGGAAGGCGGCTCCGAAGGCGGCTCCGAAGGCGGCTCCGAAGGCGGGCACGGGCCGGGACCCGCTCCAGGCGCCTTCCCGGCGGCagcgcccccggccccgctccgttCTCCCCTCAGCTCCCGGCCCGCGCGCGCCGCCGGCCCCGGTTGCCCCGGCAACCGCACGCCAACCGCCGGGGGGCGGGGCGCTCCGCTACGGGCTGCGGCGCGCGCCCCTCGGACCAATCAGCGCTGAGGAAAGGGAGATGGGCGGGGCTTCATTGCGCACGTGCAAGTGGTCCCGAGGCGGCTCGGCTGGCGGCCATGTTGAGGGAGGCGGGGAGTGTCCCCAGTCGGAGGGACCCGCCAGGATCGTCGGGTCCAAGTCCTGCGTGGGGAGCCTCAAAATTTACGCCATCTGCCCGAGTGCATTGCTCTGATGCTTCGCGAACTCTTGTTAGGCTTGGTGTTGTGACCACTCCACCCACCCTCTGGTtgcaaaaccttttcctaataaccAACCTACTCCTCTTCTGAcacttcaggccattccctcgaGTCCTGCCCCTGGACGCCatagagaagagatcagtgcgCTGACCTTGCACTTTCCCTCACGAGGAAGTTGTAAACTGCAATGAGGTTTCCCCTCAGTGTCCTCCAAGCTGAACAGAAAAGGTGACCTCAGCTACTCCTCACAGCTTCCTCTCCAGGCCCTTCGCTGtcctccctgccctcctttGGACCTTCTGTAATAGCTTAGTGTCATTTTtatattgtggtgcccaaaCTGCACACAGGACTGTTGCAAAATGTGgattatgtaaaaaaaatttaaaggatATTATTTCATGTTTGATCTTTGTATACTTTCAAGTTCAATCAACAAGGGAGGTTTAACTTGTGAAACAGCAGCTAACAAGCAAACTCTAAGTAATATTTGTGATATCTAGAAGAACAAATTACTTGTTTGTAGAATTAACTTGTTAAAGTTTAGGGGTTTACATGCTTCAATGATCTGAGACTGAGGGGGAGGTTAACAAAGCTTGGGAAAAAGGATCCCAACTGATACTGGAcacaaagaatgcagaatttATGACCTACAAGGACATCTGGTAGAACTCTGAAGATAAGGAAATAACTGATAAAGTCAACTGTACTGAAATCAGCTCCAACTGAGTGAAAGATAATTCCAGCAGGGGGAGATCTGCAACTTCCAACTCAGAGACCACTGAcccaaaagaagagaaagatgGGGCATGTGGACTGATTAGcataagaaacaagaaaatttttAGCCAGTAGTAGAATATTAATTCATAAGAAAACTATGTAACTATTAGCCAATGAAAACTAATTCCTTTATCCGCTAAACTGTATAAATTGTAAAACGTTTTGGTAATCCATGTGCTTGATTTGTGGAATTTTCACCAGGTGCCCAGGCTTGTgcaatttgaaataaataatcaatGTCCCTCTCAAGTGTGTTATTATTGGCTTGTTGCACACCGAGTagtaaatacaatttttgtGGACAACAGTacttgaggtgaggctgccccagtgcagtgCAGaccagagcaggacaatcccctcccttgcctgaTGCTGTGCACTGCTGACTCACATTCAACTTTCTTCAACCAGGATCCTCAGGTCCCTTTCTGTGGCATTGCtatccagcctctcattccgAGTCTGTACGTACATCCAGGGtagccccatcccaggtgtaGAATCTAGAAATTGCCCTTGTTAAGCTCCCTGTTGTTGGTGATTGCCCAGCTCTCTATTTGTCccagaagaaatatttgaaacCTGCTAATGCAAATGGACTTTGAACAACATTCCCCACACTGCCCACTCCTACAAAGAGCTCTTTGTCTTATTCATGTcttaatgtgtttttaaatcTTGTTAACCAGAAGTTTTTCTGTTTGGTGTTGCCTCTTCTTCCTCCATGccagttttttgggtttttttttgtgagcaTAGACTACTGGCAAAATCAAGATGATATGGTTCCTTTCCCTCATGCTTGAATTGGAGAAGTTAATAGTTTTATAAATTGAGTGAATACAGTGAGTACAGTATTTGACAGCAAAGTTCTACAAAAAAACATGTTAGCAAAAgtttgattaattttatttattgtaaaaTATTATTCTAACTTGGGTTAGttggttgttggttttgttttgtttaatcaATTATATCACACTTTTTAGTGCTTTTACAAAAGTAAACTAATTAGTTGTTGATGACACAAAAGTGGGAGGAGTGGCTGGTACTCCAGTGGGTTGTGCTGCCATGAGGGAGGACTTCaacaggctggagaaatgggcCAAGGGGAACCCAAGAAAGGTCACCaagggaaagcacagagcctggcCCGTGGGGAGAAacaaccccaggcagcagcaaagaCCAGCTGGAAAGTAGCTTGGCAGAAAATGATATGGAGGTGGACACCAAACTGTCCAGTGTAGTAGCAAGGAAAGCAAATGGAATCCAGGACTGCCTTAGAGGAATATTGCCAATTGTAGACGAAGATCCTGCTCTTTTTattcagcactggtgaggccacacctggagTGCTGGTGTCCAGCCCTGAGCTCTTCAGTACAAGACAGGGGCATATCAGAGAGAGACCATCTAAGGGCTGTCAAGATGATGAAGGGACTCTCTCCCTTCTTAAAAGAGAAGTGTCTCTCTTTTAAGGAGTAGttgagagagctgggactgtccagtctggagaagagaaagctcagGTGTTTGCTTCCAATGAAACCAAAATTATGACTTCAGTTCTCTTATAagaaaaatgacacaaaatgtTGTTAGGAAGAAACGAGATTTATTGTGTAAAATATGTCTGAAATAACTTGTTCCAATTAATTTCAATTTGGGGTTTATGTTTTCAAAGGTAGAAAATATAAGATTCTCAAAAACATGGAGCAGAGCAAGTAGGGGAATGGGAGTTGTGGAGAATGTTACTCCTTCCTGCTTAGGGGAAGACTCTTTACACTGTTGCCTGTTCCAGCATGGGCTTCCCATGAAGTCAAAGCCTCTTTCAAGTACATCCACAGGTGTCTGTCTGCTCCAGCATGGACTTCCATGGGCTGTAGGGACACATCTTGACTTACTATGGTCTTCACTATAGAatgcaggggaatctctgccctgctgcctggagCCCCTCCTCCTCTTACTCCCCCTCCTTCTTCTCTGACCTGGGGGTCTGcagtgttttttctcttccatatTCTCACTTCTATTTCCTAGCTGCTTGTGTTACACAAGTGGTTTTCCCCCTTTCTTAAATCTGTTATCCTGAGGTGCTACTACCATTACTGATGGGTTTG belongs to Taeniopygia guttata chromosome 2, bTaeGut7.mat, whole genome shotgun sequence and includes:
- the PPP1R42 gene encoding protein phosphatase 1 regulatory subunit 42 isoform X2, which codes for MVQLTMDLIAKNTGHKNCSEEDFRQYVQKLTHLNFSDKNIDSIGDLSFCKNLRVLYLYDNKINQIQNLDFASNITHLYLQNNRISSIENLSSLKKLEKLYLGGNYITVVEGLDKVGELRELHIESQHLPLGEKLLFDPVSLNSLAKSLSVLNISNNNIDELEELAVLRNLSYLKAVDNQLKHMKDLEVVLKKWTKLCRIDLTGNPICQQPKYKDWIILHSLTLEFLDGKEIQEMKRCFLRNWKASRLARNKIDCRRPYFTFPLQSSHSVKIKSDFLDLVHKQKVERKPLPRICERRSQVKTQAQDFISYRCEAPKPETPISKGTQGDDVFSQAVTGTDTSNT
- the PPP1R42 gene encoding protein phosphatase 1 regulatory subunit 42 isoform X3, yielding MVQLTMDLIAKNTGHKNCSEEDFRQYVQKLTHLNFSDKNIDSIGDLSFCKNLRVLYLYDNKINQIQNLDFASNITHLYLQNNRISSIENLSSLKKLEKLYLGGNYITVVEGLDKVGELRELHIESQHLPLGEKLLFDPVSLNSLAKSLSVLNISNNNIDELEELAVLRNLSYLKAVDNQLKHMKDLEVVLKKWTKLCRIDLTGNPICQQPKYKDWIILHSLTLEFLDGKEIQEMKRCFLRNWKASRLARNKIDCRRPYFTFPLQSSHSVKIKSDFLDLVHKQKVERKPLPRICERRSQVKTQKGFSTPHLGWRQPWKPLGQKENMA
- the PPP1R42 gene encoding protein phosphatase 1 regulatory subunit 42 isoform X5, whose translation is MVQLTMDLIAKNTGHKNCSEEDFRQYVQKLTHLNFSDKNIDSIGDLSFCKNLRVLYLYDNKINQIQNLDFASNITHLYLQNNRISSIENLSSLKKLEKLYLGGNYITVVEGLDKVGELRELHIESQHLPLGEKLLFDPVSLNSLAKSLSVLNISNNNIDELEELAVLRNLSYLKAVDNQLKHMKDLEVVLKKWTKLCRIDLTGNPICQQPKYKDWIILHSLTLEFLDGKEIQEMKRCFLRNWKASRLARNKIDCRRPYFTFPLQSSHSVKIKSDFLDLVHKQKVERKPLPRICERRSQVKTQVEEESQVATESFKF
- the PPP1R42 gene encoding protein phosphatase 1 regulatory subunit 42 isoform X4; translation: MVQLTMDLIAKNTGHKNCSEEDFRQYVQKLTHLNFSDKNIDSIGDLSFCKNLRVLYLYDNKINQIQNLDFASNITHLYLQNNRISSIENLSSLKKLEKLYLGGNYITVVEGLDKVGELRELHIESQHLPLGEKLLFDPVSLNSLAKSLSVLNISNNNIDELEELAVLRNLSYLKAVDNQLKHMKDLEVVLKKWTKLCRIDLTGNPICQQPKYKDWIILHSLTLVDCRRPYFTFPLQSSHSVKIKSDFLDLVHKQKVERKPLPRICERRSQVKTQAQDFISYRCEAPKPETPISKGTQGDDVFRLSQEQTLLTLESQDLGHPRGLLG
- the PPP1R42 gene encoding protein phosphatase 1 regulatory subunit 42 isoform X1, with the translated sequence MVQLTMDLIAKNTGHKNCSEEDFRQYVQKLTHLNFSDKNIDSIGDLSFCKNLRVLYLYDNKINQIQNLDFASNITHLYLQNNRISSIENLSSLKKLEKLYLGGNYITVVEGLDKVGELRELHIESQHLPLGEKLLFDPVSLNSLAKSLSVLNISNNNIDELEELAVLRNLSYLKAVDNQLKHMKDLEVVLKKWTKLCRIDLTGNPICQQPKYKDWIILHSLTLEFLDGKEIQEMKRCFLRNWKASRLARNKIDCRRPYFTFPLQSSHSVKIKSDFLDLVHKQKVERKPLPRICERRSQVKTQAQDFISYRCEAPKPETPISKGTQGDDVFRLSQEQTLLTLESQDLGHPRGLLG